A section of the Malus sylvestris chromosome 17, drMalSylv7.2, whole genome shotgun sequence genome encodes:
- the LOC126610581 gene encoding uncharacterized protein At4g28440-like, which yields MAETRPAKRKPVFKKVDQLKPDTKGHTLVVKVVSSKMVMQKARPDGIQVRQVRIAECLVGDETGTIIFTARNDQVDLMTTGATVILRNAKIDMFKGSMRLAVDKWGRVEVTEPASFSVKEDNNLSLVEYELINVNELVNPGAGEVVNAV from the exons ATGGCGGAAACAAGACCGGCAAAGAGGAAACCCGTCTTCAAGAAGGTTGATCAGCTGAAACCGGACACCAAGGGACATACCTTGGTCGTGAAGGTTGTTAGCTCGAAGATGGTAATGCAGAAGGCCCGTCCTGATGGAATCCAAGTTCGTCAGGTGAGGATCGCGGAATGCTTGGTTGGAGATGAAACCGGAACCATCATTTTCACTGCCAGAAATGATCAAG TTGACTTGATGACAACTGGTGCAACAGTAATCCTGCGCAACGCGAAAATAGACATGTTCAAGGGTTCTATGAGGCTTGCTGTGGACAAATGGGGTCGAGTTGAAGTAACCGAACCTGCCAGCTTCTCTGTGAAGGAAGATAACAACTTGTCACTAGTGGAATATGAGCTGATCAATGTTAATGAACTGGTTAATCCTGGTGCTGGTGAAGTGGTTAACGCTGTTTGA
- the LOC126610580 gene encoding photosystem I assembly factor PSA3, chloroplastic, producing the protein MVVVSSTSPSLKSNFTPQLSTAANHHLSNPSRHPISPSLLYLGQIYGDPTRHRNSKAPSSSGFFSVKAYVDNPNSISSFASKVIGSLPVVGLIARILSDEGGLGGDTVDFAEFRRRVGKKCTTDDSRAFYEFQDRRGRAGDPLYVLMCCWVAAIGAGLLKSEEILEGAARLRVSNDIEFEEQNFISLINEAKERRAKLKAPTPVIPMEIRVEKALEGIYLCCFGKDPIEEEDERLLNVMLRAVYPSVERSELQRIIKEKAQKVSDGSTDGSVREPKPLSKEAVQMQMKDLQFLQQNRDRDT; encoded by the exons ATGGTGGTTGTATCTTCCACTTCCCCTTCTCTCAAATCCAATTTCACTCCCCAACTCTCCACCGCCGCAAACCACCACCTCAGCAACCCTTCCCGCCACCCCATTTCTCCGTCTCTGCTATACCTCGGCCAAATCTATGGCGACCCCACGAGACACAGGAATTCCAAAGCCCCAAGCTCAAGTGGATTTTTCTCTGTTAAAGCTTATGTGGACAACCCAAATTCCATCTCCAGCTTCGCCAGCAAGGTCATCGGCTCACTCCCGGTTGTCGGTTTGATAGCGAGGATTCTCAGCGACGAAGGAGGCCTCGGTGGAGACACCGTTGATTTCGCAGAGTTTCGGAGGCGGGTGGGGAAGAAGTGCACTACTGATGATTCTAGAGCTTTTTATGAGTTCCAAGATCGACGAGGCCGG GCAGGGGATCCTCTTTATGTTCTAATGTGCTGTTGGGTAGCAGCCATTGGTGCCGGACTTCTGAAATCCGAAGAGATTTTAGAAGGGGCGGCGAGGCTGCGTGTTTCAAATGATATCGAATTCGAAGAGCAGAACTTCATTTCCTTGATCAACGAGGCAAAGGAG aGACGGGCGAAACTAAAGGCTCCTACACCGGTTATCCCTATGGAGATTCGGGTTGAGAAAGCTCTTGAAGGGATTTACCTCTGTTGCTTCGGGAAGGATCCtatcgaagaagaagatgaaagacTTCTGAATGTAATGCTTAGGGCTGTTTATCCATCCGTTGAGCGGTCTGAGCTGCAACGGATTATTAAGGAAAAGGCACAGAAAGTATCCGATGGAAGTACTGATGGCAGCGTTCGAGAGCCAAAGCCCCTATCGAAAGAAGCAGTTCAAATGCAGATGAAGGACCTCCAATTCCTTCAACAAAATAGAGATAGAGACACTTGA
- the LOC126610582 gene encoding peptidyl-prolyl cis-trans isomerase CYP38, chloroplastic-like isoform X1, with amino-acid sequence MAALLSCPYSAASPASSSSTKFFSRHRPPFPISHNHLATRRSSPLPIQCQIHNQQQKGKSFSIKECAISIALAVGLMTGVPALDWCSNAYAAANPVVPDLAVLISGPPIKDPGALLRYALPIDNKAIREVQKPLEDITESLKVAGVKALDSAERNLRQASRALTQGKSLVVSGLAESKKEHGVELLGKLEAGMKELQQIVEDRNRDEVAAKQKELLQYVGGVEEDMVDGFPYQVPEEYQSMPLLKGRATVDMKVKVKDNPSLSDCVFRIVLDGYNAPVTAGNFVDLVERHFYDGMEIQRADGFVVQTGDPEGPAEGFIDPSTEKTRAIPLEITVEGEKLPFYGETLEELGLYKAQTKLPFNAFGTMAMARDEFEDNSASSQVFWLLKESELTPSNSNILDGRYSVFGYVTQNEDFLADLKVGDVIESIQVVSGLENLANPSYKIAG; translated from the exons ATGGCAGCCCTCCTCTCCTGCCCCTACTCTGCTGCTTCTCcagcttcctcctcctccaccaaaTTCTTCAGCCGCCACCGCCCTCCCTTCCCAATTTCCCACAACCACCTTGCCACCCGCCGTTCCTCGCCACTCCCTATTCAATGCCAGATCCACAACCAACAG CAGAAAGGGAAGTCATTCTCCATCAAGGAGTGCGCGATTTCGATAGCGTTGGCGGTGGGATTAATGACAGGAGTTCCTGCATTGGATTGGTGTAGCAATGCCTATGCGGCGGCTAATCCAGTGGTGCCTGATCTGGCTGTACTGATCTCTGGACCGCCGATAAAGGACCCGGGGGCATTGCTGAGATATGCTCTGCCTATTGATAACAAAGCTATCAGGGAAGTACAGAAACCGCTTGAAGACATCACTGAGAGTCTCAAGGTAGCTGGGGTCAAAGCACTCGATTCCGCTGAAAGG AATTTGAGGCAGGCGTCTAGAGCACTGACGCAGGGGAAGTCTTTAGTTGTATCTGGATTAGCTGAATCGAAGAAGGAACACGGAGTTGAATTGCTTGGCAAGCTGGAAGCTGGAATGAAGGAGCTTCAGCAGATTGTGGAGGATAGAAATAGAGATGAAGTAGCAGCAAAACAGAAGGAGCTACTTCAATATGTTGGGGG TGTTGAAGAGGATATGGTGGACGGATTCCCTTACCAAGTGCCTGAAGAATACCAAAGCATGCCTCTGTTGAAGGGGAGAGCGACGGTGGATATGAAGGTCAAGGTTAAGGACAATCCCAGCCTTTCTGATTGTGTCTTCCGTATCGTTCTTGATGGTTACAACGCCCCTGTAACTGCCGGGAACTTTGTAGATTTGGTGGAACGACACTTCTATGACGGCATGGAAATCCAACGAG CGGATGGTTTTGTTGTACAAACTGGTGACCCTGAAGGACCTGCAGAGGGTTTCATAGATCCAAGTACAGAGAAAACAAGGGCAATACCATTAGAAATCACGGTCGAGGGAGAGAAATTACCTTTTTATGGAGAAACCTTGGAA GAGCTCGGGCTATACAAGGCACAAACAAAGCTTCCGTTCAATGCGTTCGGAACAATGGCTATGGCGAGAGAT GAATTTGAGGACAATTCTGCTTCCAGCCAAGTGTTCTGGCTGCTCAAGGAAAGTGAGCTAACTCCAAGCAATTCCAACATATTGGATGGTAGGTACTCAGTGTTTGGATATGTCACACAGAACGAAGATTTCTTGGCAGATTTGAAAGTTGGTGACGTTATAGAATCGATCCAAGTGGTGTCTGGCCTGGAAAATCTTGCCAATCCGAGCTACAAGATTGCTGGCTAG
- the LOC126610582 gene encoding peptidyl-prolyl cis-trans isomerase CYP38, chloroplastic-like isoform X2 yields MAALLSCPYSAASPASSSSTKFFSRHRPPFPISHNHLATRRSSPLPIQCQIHNQQKGKSFSIKECAISIALAVGLMTGVPALDWCSNAYAAANPVVPDLAVLISGPPIKDPGALLRYALPIDNKAIREVQKPLEDITESLKVAGVKALDSAERNLRQASRALTQGKSLVVSGLAESKKEHGVELLGKLEAGMKELQQIVEDRNRDEVAAKQKELLQYVGGVEEDMVDGFPYQVPEEYQSMPLLKGRATVDMKVKVKDNPSLSDCVFRIVLDGYNAPVTAGNFVDLVERHFYDGMEIQRADGFVVQTGDPEGPAEGFIDPSTEKTRAIPLEITVEGEKLPFYGETLEELGLYKAQTKLPFNAFGTMAMARDEFEDNSASSQVFWLLKESELTPSNSNILDGRYSVFGYVTQNEDFLADLKVGDVIESIQVVSGLENLANPSYKIAG; encoded by the exons ATGGCAGCCCTCCTCTCCTGCCCCTACTCTGCTGCTTCTCcagcttcctcctcctccaccaaaTTCTTCAGCCGCCACCGCCCTCCCTTCCCAATTTCCCACAACCACCTTGCCACCCGCCGTTCCTCGCCACTCCCTATTCAATGCCAGATCCACAACCAACAG AAAGGGAAGTCATTCTCCATCAAGGAGTGCGCGATTTCGATAGCGTTGGCGGTGGGATTAATGACAGGAGTTCCTGCATTGGATTGGTGTAGCAATGCCTATGCGGCGGCTAATCCAGTGGTGCCTGATCTGGCTGTACTGATCTCTGGACCGCCGATAAAGGACCCGGGGGCATTGCTGAGATATGCTCTGCCTATTGATAACAAAGCTATCAGGGAAGTACAGAAACCGCTTGAAGACATCACTGAGAGTCTCAAGGTAGCTGGGGTCAAAGCACTCGATTCCGCTGAAAGG AATTTGAGGCAGGCGTCTAGAGCACTGACGCAGGGGAAGTCTTTAGTTGTATCTGGATTAGCTGAATCGAAGAAGGAACACGGAGTTGAATTGCTTGGCAAGCTGGAAGCTGGAATGAAGGAGCTTCAGCAGATTGTGGAGGATAGAAATAGAGATGAAGTAGCAGCAAAACAGAAGGAGCTACTTCAATATGTTGGGGG TGTTGAAGAGGATATGGTGGACGGATTCCCTTACCAAGTGCCTGAAGAATACCAAAGCATGCCTCTGTTGAAGGGGAGAGCGACGGTGGATATGAAGGTCAAGGTTAAGGACAATCCCAGCCTTTCTGATTGTGTCTTCCGTATCGTTCTTGATGGTTACAACGCCCCTGTAACTGCCGGGAACTTTGTAGATTTGGTGGAACGACACTTCTATGACGGCATGGAAATCCAACGAG CGGATGGTTTTGTTGTACAAACTGGTGACCCTGAAGGACCTGCAGAGGGTTTCATAGATCCAAGTACAGAGAAAACAAGGGCAATACCATTAGAAATCACGGTCGAGGGAGAGAAATTACCTTTTTATGGAGAAACCTTGGAA GAGCTCGGGCTATACAAGGCACAAACAAAGCTTCCGTTCAATGCGTTCGGAACAATGGCTATGGCGAGAGAT GAATTTGAGGACAATTCTGCTTCCAGCCAAGTGTTCTGGCTGCTCAAGGAAAGTGAGCTAACTCCAAGCAATTCCAACATATTGGATGGTAGGTACTCAGTGTTTGGATATGTCACACAGAACGAAGATTTCTTGGCAGATTTGAAAGTTGGTGACGTTATAGAATCGATCCAAGTGGTGTCTGGCCTGGAAAATCTTGCCAATCCGAGCTACAAGATTGCTGGCTAG
- the LOC126610583 gene encoding bidirectional sugar transporter SWEET6a-like has translation MVSAEAARNVVGIIGNVISFGLFLSPVPTFWKIIKKKDTEEFKPDPYMATVLNCLFWIFYGMPFVHPDSTLVVTINAIGLALEVIYLTIFVVYASAKGRKKVGLWLAGEVIFFAAVVLITLLCVHGTKNRSMVVGIICDIFNIIMYSSPLTIMAKVIKTKSVEYMPFYLSLTNFLNGLIWTAYALIKFDIYILISNSLGALSGLVQLVLYAWYYKSTPKDSKDVAGKPTTEVQLSDTATGAAIV, from the exons ATGGTGAGCGCTGAAGCAGCAAGAAACGTCGTAGGCATTATCG GGAATGTCATCTCCTTCGGGCTTTTTCTCTCCCCtgt TCCTACATTTTGGAAAATCATTAAGAAGAAGGACACGGAGGAGTTCAAGCCGGACCCTTACATGGCAACAGTACTGAACTGCTTGTTCTGGATCTTCTACGGCATGCCGTTTGTTCACCCTGACAGCACTCTTGTGGTCACCATTAACGCCATCGGCCTTGCTCTCGAGGTCATCTACCTCACTATCTTCGTCGTTTATGCTTCGGCCAAAGGAAGG AAGAAGGTGGGTTTATGGCTTGCCGGTGAAGTAATCTTCTTCGCCGCGGTGGTTCTGATCACTCTGCTATGCGTGCACGGCACCAAGAACAGGTCTATGGTGGTTGGTATCATCTGCGATATTTTCAACATCATTATGTACTCTTCCCCTCTTACTATCATG GCGAAAGTGATCAAGACCAAGAGTGTCGAGTACATGCCGTTTTACCTCTCACTGACCAACTTCCTCAATGGTTTGATCTGGACCGCTTATGCTCTCATCAAGTTTGACATCTACATCCTG ATTAGCAACAGTCTCGGTGCACTTTCTGGTTTGGTTCAACTCGTTCTTTATGCATGGTACTACAAGTCCACTCCGAAGGACAGTAAGGACGTCGCCGGAAAGCCTACAACAGAAGTGCAGCTCTCTGATACAGCTACCGGAGCAGCTATAGTCTGA
- the LOC126610588 gene encoding homeobox-leucine zipper protein HAT5-like, with protein sequence MMEPGRLFFEPSPSVCQQGGGGNMLFLGNPDHVFRGPRSMMGLMDQESSRRRPFFSSSSSQDELFDEEYYDEQLPEKKRRLTPDQVHMLEKSFETENKLEPERKTQLAKKLGLQPRQVAVWFQNRRARWKTKQLERDYDLLKSSYDTLLSNYDSILKENQKLKSQVVSINEKLGGKEEANSTKAATFAGADHDDEKRGPLLPAGDQMTEVVPITSLQHSCTIKAEDRLSSGSGGSAVVDEAEGAQPVDSGDSYNFPNNIHNDYPHDHDTHHHHHQYVAPHDHVEHHHSGVHSEEDDGSDDGQGYFSDVFAVAAAEQQAAQEEGVSLGWWVWS encoded by the exons ATGATGGAGCCGGGCCGTCTTTTCTTTGAGCCTTCGCCGTCTGTTTGCCAGCAAGGTGGTGGTGGCAACATGTTGTTCCTCGGGAATCCTGATCACGTTTTTCGAG GGCCAAGATCCATGATGGGTTTGATGGATCAGGAGAGCTCGAGGAGGCGACCTTTTTTCAGCTCCTCCTCGTCGCAGGACGAACTGTTCGACGAGGAATACTACGACGAGCAGCTGCCGGAGAAGAAGCGCCGCCTCACTCCTGACCAG GTGCATATGCTGGAGAAGAGCTTTGAGACAGAGAACAAGCTGGAGCCGGAGCGAAAGACGCAGCTGGCCAAGAAGCTAGGCCTGCAGCCGAGACAGGTGGCCGTCTGGTTCCAGAACCGCCGCGCTCGGTGGAAGACCAAGCAGCTCGAGCGGGACTACGACCTTCTCAAATCTTCTTATGACACCCTTTTGTCTAATTACGACTCCATCCTCAAGGAGAATCAGAAACTCAAATCCCAG gTGGTTTCCATAAACGAGAAGCTTGGAGGTAAAGAGGAGGCTAATAGCACAAAAGCAGCAACATTTGCAGGGGCTGACCACGATGACGAGAAGCGTGGCCCTCTTCTTCCAGCGGGCGATCAGATGACGGAGGTTGTTCCAATAACTAGTCTCCAGCACAGTTGCACCATCAAGGCGGAGGACCGCCTGAGCTCAGGGAGCGGAGGAAGTGCCGTGGTGGACGAGGCCGAAGGCGCTCAGCCTGTGGACAGCGGTGACTCCTATAATTTCCCAAACAACATCCATAACGACTACCCTCATGATCATGAtacccatcatcatcatcatcaatatGTGGCGCCACATGATCATGTAGAACATCATCACAGCGGAGTCCACTCAGAAGAAGATGATGGTAGCGATGACGGCCAGGGTTACTTCTCCGATGTCTTTGCAGTCGCAGCGGCGGAGCAGCAAGCAGCACAGGAGGAGGGTGTTTCTTTGGGGTGGTGGGTGTGGTCCTAG